The following proteins are co-located in the Candida dubliniensis CD36 chromosome 3, complete sequence genome:
- the FCR1 gene encoding fluconazole resistance protein, putative, with protein sequence MSDDHSTHSHTQGLHHIKKKRVGKACDSCRIKKTKCDSKKPCNRCTLDNKICVFTEKKKTKEKKHPSGYVELLEARLDILTRSLEKLIELSRPHLQFIDEIITEEKLVDQDRPSPSSSSPNSSSGDHEDVKEQSTASVVPINKVVTYLIKEQGLLKNIPLEWEQGTEIAANFDPNKNLKLSSRLFAEHNGETFVGSPVTSPQQMPTNNPLRRTSIFREDLESPSSDHYNESIFSQSNDEPYIKQEPNSDQFSKGTMSLQKQQQQHQQQQQTLNQFSLNTFRDISDVESDSSNKEDGLNSGSVSPPTYNYRSFSLFSDSNGEPILGKTSSLSSLTNKYENHSLSSPQTAINPVFNNSNTGPIFATLRRNSSSHSQKTLGSIQVQQKPKGSVHKPVHNHSRVSSFDKRMESTANAVVATAATAAAVSGSGSVQLLQNTTQSNLTQLDTNQNNNYLRDNRKNNNNIDGLSFGDPNFVQSLSPSDDAIVYPTNQFTNRPATVSNFGGGLDVLVDNSFDPFFNNNSNPFMGKF encoded by the coding sequence ATGTCTGATGATCATTCAACTCATTCTCATACCCAAGGACTTCACCATATCAAGAAGAAACGGGTCGGAAAAGCGTGCGATTCGTGCCGGATCAAAAAAACTAAATGTGACAGTAAGAAACCTTGCAACAGATGTACATTGGACAACAAGATTTGTGTTTTCACcgaaaagaagaagaccAAAGAGAAGAAACATCCATCTGGTTATGTTGAGCTTTTAGAAGCAAGATTAGATATATTGACTAGACTGTTGGAAAAACTTATTGAGTTGTCACGACCACATTTACagtttattgatgaaataatTACCGAAGAAAAACTTGTGGATCAAGATAGACCTTCTCCTTCTTCATCGTCACCAAATTCATCTTCTGGTGATCATGAAGATGTTAAAGAACAGAGTACGGCAAGTGTTGTTCCTATAAACAAAGTCGTCACATATTTAATCAAAGAACAAggtttattgaaaaatataccCCTTGAGTGGGAACAAGGAACTGAGATTGCTGCTAATTTCGACCccaataaaaatttaaaactaTCATCAAGATTATTTGCCGAACATAATGGTGAAACGTTTGTTGGTTCTCCAGTAACATCTCCTCAACAAATGCCAACTAATAACCCTTTAAGAAGAACCTCAATATTTAGAGAAGATTTGGAATCTCCTTCAAGTGATCATTACAATGAACTGATTTTTTCTCAATCAAATGATGAACCTTATATCAAGCAAGAGCCTAATTCAGACCAGTTTTCCAAAGGGACAATGTCATTacagaaacaacaacaacaacatcaacaacaacagcaaacATTGAACCAATTTTCCCTCAATACTTTTCGTGACATATCAGACGTTGAAAGTGATTCTTCCAACAAAGAAGACGGATTGAATTCTGGATCAGTATCTCCACCAACATACAATTATAGatcattttcattgtttTCTGATAGTAATGGTGAACCAATTTTGGGTAaaacttcatcattatcatctttgactaataaatatgaaaatCATTCACTTTCTTCACCACAAACTGCCATAAATCCAgtattcaataattcaaatactGGACCAATCTTTGCTACATTAAGACGCAATTCATCTTCACATTCTCAAAAAACTCTTGGATCTATACAAGTTcaacaaaaaccaaaagGTAGTGTTCATAAACCAGTACATAATCATTCTAGAGTTTCATCATTTGATAAACGAATGGAATCTACAGCTaatgctgttgttgctactgcagcaacagcagcagcagtttctggttctggttcAGTTCAACTACTACAGAATACAACTCAATCCAATCTTACACAATTGGATACtaatcaaaacaataattatttaagAGATAATCGTaagaacaataataatattgatggtTTAAGTTTTGGTGATCCCAATTTTGTACAATCATTAAGTCCTTCTGATGATGCTATTGTGTATCCTACAAATCAATTCACTAATAGACCGGCAACAGTATCaaattttggtggtgggtTAGATGTGTTGGTGgataattcatttgatcctttcttcaataataatagtaatcCATTTATGGGGAAGTTCTAA